TATAGCTCTTACATGGAAGCGCTAACTAGCAACTACAAAAGTTCTCCATAGTCTGTAAGAATATCAATATCTTGTCCAGTGGAAGAGGGTGGCACATCAACCCATCCACCATTTACCATGGAAGACTGTCCTAGATCCGTACCGCTAGAGCCTAAGTAAGCATCCATCCCTAGGAAACTATTGTAGTACGACTGATTCGATAGAGGAAAACCCCATTGTTCAGTGTTAAATGGGTCATCaatagaaaaggcattgccactccaGTACCCCAATAGTGGAGAGGCCTCCAAATTCTGCCCGGATGTTGAGTCATAGTTTGCGTCATTTTGTTGTGGTTGAACTACGTTGCAAGTACTTTCATAGTTCTGAACATGCAACTCCTCTGGTGGAGTTTGCTCATGTACCTGATTTGGTATGGGTTGGACATGGGAAGCCAAGGGTGGAGCTAAAGATGGTGGTGCAGAATGGAACATTGGTACCTGCATAGGAAAAAGTGGTCCCGAAGTTTGTTCTGGTTGTGATGGTGGTGGATCTAAAGGTAGCTGGTGTTGTGAGAGATTGTGAGGCCATGGTGACTGCATAAGTGAATGAGTAGTACTCAAATGATCCACCGACAGAACACTTGGTAGTTGCAGATCTTGTGCCACACATGTGTCACCGGTCTTGTCTTCACGACCATGCAATGGAGGTAGCCGGAATCTAATATCTTTTTGGACCCGAGAGAGCTCACTGAAGAGCTTGTTCAGATCTTCAAGACTGAGATCTTTTTCCTTCGTGAAGATAAGATTTGCCACCATACCTGGATTCTCTTCTTGTATATTTTTCATACGAAGGATGGAAAGTTGGTTTTTGTCTTCCTCGGTCATGTTCTCCATGTCCAACCGAGCCACCTTGTTCTGTAGGCTTCCAATCCTAGCAGTGGTTGCCTCCTCGGCGGAGGGAACTACTGGTGGAGCTCCAAATAGGAAAGCATCAACAATGGGATCGGCCAATGGCGTCCCAAATGAGTGCATCTTTCCATTGTTTGTTTCTAGGACGACCGCAACCCTAGCCCTAGTGAGGGCAGAGATGTCAGTCGCCCTCTTGAACAAACCGGAACGTC
This genomic interval from Triticum dicoccoides isolate Atlit2015 ecotype Zavitan unplaced genomic scaffold, WEW_v2.0 scaffold178545, whole genome shotgun sequence contains the following:
- the LOC119344663 gene encoding MADS-box transcription factor 22-like, whose protein sequence is MPRKERRSGVAYIHNDKDRDLTFYKRRSGLFKRATDISALTRARVAVVLETNNGKMHSFGTPLADPIVDAFLFGAPPVVPSAEEATTARIGSLQNKVARLDMENMTEEDKNQLSILRMKNIQEENPGMVANLIFTKEKDLSLEDLNKLFSELSRVQKDIRFRLPPLHGREDKTGDTCVAQDLQLPSVLSVDHLSTTHSLMQSPWPHNLSQHQLPLDPPPSQPEQTSGPLFPMQVPMFHSAPPSLAPPLASHVQPIPNQVHEQTPPEELHVQNYESTCNVVQPQQNDANYDSTSGQNLEASPLLGYWSGNAFSIDDPFNTEQWGFPLSNQSYYNSFLGMDAYLGSSGTDLGQSSMVNGGWVDVPPSSTGQDIDILTDYGELL